ACCATTCTCGTCGGCAACGTAGTTCACAGTGTATGGAACATTGGTATTTGGATCGACAAAGGAGAAGCTGCCATGAACTTTCAGGAATTGTCCATCAGATCCACCATCGACTAATTCTGCAGATTCCTGTTTAACTTGTCCGTCGGAAAGTTGGTAACCGTAGTTATAACTGCCAAGACCGATGTTATCAGAAGGAGTTTCTTTCACGACGACTGTTTCCGGATATCCTTTTAGAGGAACTGCTACAGCAATAGCGACAAAGGCGGCAAAAGTAATGATCTAAGagaaattaaagtatatttattaattaaatagcaTATACACCAACAAagttagaaaatacaaatttacaattGATAAACTGCCtataatcaatttatttttgatgtactcatttataattaattatttttgttagcGTGTTactatatcaaatatatctatacaaaagaaatttgtaatatttttaccttTAAATTTATCTCGACAATACAGTAGGacagattaaaaaatgaaaataataaaaattgcaaatttatttgtatctagaatatgtaaaaaagaaagctatatgtatagtaattaattaaaattagacaAAGATTAATATGCATACAATATTGAGCATTTTATGttcttctaattattttataatcaggttttttcgatgattttatatctatttgaTCTTGTAATTGATCTCTGTATCATTTACTATAATACCTACGGTTTTCATTTTGAAGATGGATGTGTATGTTTGGTTAGTCCCGATTGAAAGACTGATGTCGGTTCTGAGAATCGTCTCGAATTTTATAGTGGCCCTCCTTCTGCCAAAAATTGCATGGTTTCACGATAAATTCACCTTTCACCTTTCCTAATCCTGTTAATAGCACCTTATGATTGCTCAACCTTCATTGTAAAAGTGTGTTGGTTTGGCGAAATCGAAGATCGCGACTTGattttttataagattttataGAAGATTCCCTTGGAAAACTGATTTAAAATAAGTTACGgc
This DNA window, taken from Bombus pyrosoma isolate SC7728 linkage group LG6, ASM1482585v1, whole genome shotgun sequence, encodes the following:
- the LOC122568110 gene encoding flexible cuticle protein 12-like is translated as MKTIITFAAFVAIAVAVPLKGYPETVVVKETPSDNIGLGSYNYGYQLSDGQVKQESAELVDGGSDGQFLKVHGSFSFVDPNTNVPYTVNYVADENGFHPQGEHLPHV